A window of the Helianthus annuus cultivar XRQ/B chromosome 4, HanXRQr2.0-SUNRISE, whole genome shotgun sequence genome harbors these coding sequences:
- the LOC110935160 gene encoding uncharacterized protein LOC110935160 isoform X2 — protein MKKAACFSILNSRMDHACFHSLNLKLLLSSADERWGRTPTQLQSRWFPVITIEDIRLLHIYQPVGEGVMARGRERRPQRSKFVRIQFLNLDSKQLLVI, from the exons ATGAAGAAAGCTGCCTGCTTTAGCATTCTAAATTCACGAATGGATCACGCTTGCTTTCATTCTCTGAATCTCAAATTGCTGCTTTCTAG TGCCGATGAACGATGGGGGAGAACCCCAACTCAACTTCAAAGTCGGTGGTTTCCGGTGA TCACAATTGAGGATATTAGGCTTCTTCATATTTATCAG CCGGTGGGAGAAGGGGTCATGGCCAGAGGCAGGGAAAGGAGACCACAACGCTCTAAGTTTGTTAGAATCCAGTTTCTAAATCTTGATTCTAAACAACTGTTGGTCATATGA
- the LOC110935160 gene encoding uncharacterized protein LOC110935160 isoform X4 produces MGENPNSTSKSVVSVTIEDIRLLHIYQNMYIMVVIYKLKPSINGCFLGPQPVGEGVMARGRERRPQRSKFVRIQFLNLDSKQLLVI; encoded by the exons ATGGGGGAGAACCCCAACTCAACTTCAAAGTCGGTGGTTTCCG TCACAATTGAGGATATTAGGCTTCTTCATATTTATCAG AATATGTATATTATGGTTGTAATATACAAGCTAAAACCATCTATAAACGGTTGTTTTCTTGGTCCACAGCCGGTGGGAGAAGGGGTCATGGCCAGAGGCAGGGAAAGGAGACCACAACGCTCTAAGTTTGTTAGAATCCAGTTTCTAAATCTTGATTCTAAACAACTGTTGGTCATATGA
- the LOC110935160 gene encoding uncharacterized protein LOC110935160 isoform X1 yields the protein MKKAACFSILNSRMDHACFHSLNLKLLLSSADERWGRTPTQLQSRWFPVITIEDIRLLHIYQNMYIMVVIYKLKPSINGCFLGPQPVGEGVMARGRERRPQRSKFVRIQFLNLDSKQLLVI from the exons ATGAAGAAAGCTGCCTGCTTTAGCATTCTAAATTCACGAATGGATCACGCTTGCTTTCATTCTCTGAATCTCAAATTGCTGCTTTCTAG TGCCGATGAACGATGGGGGAGAACCCCAACTCAACTTCAAAGTCGGTGGTTTCCGGTGA TCACAATTGAGGATATTAGGCTTCTTCATATTTATCAG AATATGTATATTATGGTTGTAATATACAAGCTAAAACCATCTATAAACGGTTGTTTTCTTGGTCCACAGCCGGTGGGAGAAGGGGTCATGGCCAGAGGCAGGGAAAGGAGACCACAACGCTCTAAGTTTGTTAGAATCCAGTTTCTAAATCTTGATTCTAAACAACTGTTGGTCATATGA
- the LOC110935160 gene encoding uncharacterized protein LOC110935160 isoform X3: protein MKKAACFSILNSRMDHACFHSLNLKLLLSSADERWGRTPTQLQSRWFPSQLRILGFFIFISRWEKGSWPEAGKGDHNALSLLESSF from the exons ATGAAGAAAGCTGCCTGCTTTAGCATTCTAAATTCACGAATGGATCACGCTTGCTTTCATTCTCTGAATCTCAAATTGCTGCTTTCTAG TGCCGATGAACGATGGGGGAGAACCCCAACTCAACTTCAAAGTCGGTGGTTTCCG TCACAATTGAGGATATTAGGCTTCTTCATATTTATCAG CCGGTGGGAGAAGGGGTCATGGCCAGAGGCAGGGAAAGGAGACCACAACGCTCTAAGTTTGTTAGAATCCAGTTTCTAA
- the LOC110934037 gene encoding formin-like protein 14 translates to MPPRVRGKGKGPMRGGPSGHAGPSHRRTPSASFSSSNSHDQWGHSFEPARHSVSLSSSPSFHPSFGLPVPDEPQHSQHSHNSHHSHESHQSYHSLHSHSFHHSDSTYSPAQFNPNDYVNEFLGYNPLGPEDHFPHEMEMDDDPEPEMQTGTPGHPISISSGSPFQGSPYRGPDSYQERMATYDWYFTPSYHNSPAQPPLVEPQLQAVSPPPLPVEEPPQPPPEPPRRRRNARISMREGPRFSSPQGSSSYPPIPEDPQMGGPSHSVPENDPPPVSYAPPPPPVGFDNPIPTYPGSSRYNPSGYPSDYGTHDPYLTAAQYNALYPSSYPPVYPTGYPVQGYQYPPIPATSSFPTAANSGDSAKVRQG, encoded by the coding sequence ATGCCACCCAGAGTGAGAGGCAAAGGAAAAGGTCCAATGCGAGGTGGACCATCAGGACACGCAGGACCTTCACATCGACGCACCCCGTCCGCGTCATTTTCCAGCTCAAACTCTCATGACCAGTGGGGTCATTCTTTCGAACCAGCGAGACACTCTGTCTCGTTGAGCTCATCACCTTCTTTTCATCCATCTTTCGGGCTGCCTGTTCCAGACGAGCCCCAACATTCGCAACACTCCCATAATTCTCATCATTCGCATGAGTCTCACCAATCCTACCATTCATTGCATTCTCATTCCTTTCATCATTCGGATTCTACCTACTCTCCAGCCCAGTTTAATCCCAATGACTACGTCAACGAATTTTTGGGCTACAACCCTCTGGGACCCGAGGATCACTTTCCTCATGAAATGGAGATGGATGACGACCCGGAACCAGAAATGCAAACCGGAACACCGGGCCACCCAATTAGCATCTCAAGCGGTTCCCCATTTCAGGGATCGCCGTACCGAGGGCCCGATTCATACCAAGAGAGGATGGCCACTTATGATTGGTACTTTACTCCTTCGTACCATAACTCTCCTGCTCAACCTCCTTTGGTTGAACCACAGCTTCAAGCAGTTTCACCTCCACCACTTCCTGTTGAGGAGCCGCCTCAGCCACCTCCCGAGCCTCCGAGGCGAAGGAGGAATGCACGAATATCCATGAGAGAAGGACCTCGTTTCAGTTCTCCTCAGGGTTCAAGTTCTTACCCTCCTATCCCCGAGGACCCCCAAATGGGTGGACCCTCACACTCGGTGCCGGAGAACGATCCTCCGCCGGTTTCTTatgcaccaccgccaccgccagtgggttttgacaacccGATCCCGACTTACCCAGGTTCATCTAGGTATAACCCATCAGGATACCCATCGGATTATGGAACCCATGATCCATATCTCACTGCTGCACAATACAATGCACTTTATCCTTCTTCTTACCCTCCTGTTTACCCAACTGGATATCCGGTGCAGGGGTATCAATACCCCCCCATACCAGCAACCTCCTCCTTCCCAACAGCAGCAAACTCAGGAGATTCTGCAAAGGTTAGACAGGGTTGA